A window of Clostridioides sp. ES-S-0010-02 genomic DNA:
GATATATTACAGTCCAAGTGTAATGTATTCAATTAGTAAACTCATTGAAATTTTTAGTGATGAAGGAGATGGAGTATTACTAAACACTCCTGCATACAATGCTTTTTATGAAGTAATAGGAAATAACAATCGCAATATTATAAAATCTCCTCTTACAAATAAGAATGGATTTTACTCTATTGATTTTGATGATTTTGAGAAAAAATGTAAAGATTCTAAGATATTTATTTTATGCAATCCTCATAACCCAACAGGTAGGGTGTGGAGTGAATTAGAGCTTATTAAGATGGTAAGGATTTGTAAGGAAAATAATGTAAAAATAATATCAGATGATATACATATGGATATTGTATATGATAGTAAAATGACACCTGTTTTAAATGTGGCAGACAATTATTTGGAGTCTATATTTATTTGTACATCAGCATCTAAGTCTTTTAATATACCAGCATTGACTGGGTCATATGTAATTATACCTAATGAAGAGATAAGAACTAAGTTTGAAAATATAACTAGATATCGTGATTTTGTAAATTCACCAGCTATACTAGCTATTTTGGGAACAATGACTTGTTATAATGACTGTGAATATTGGCTAGATGAGTTACTGAAATACATTAAAGAGAATCTTCAATATACAATTAACTATATAGAAGATAATTTAAAGCCATTAAAATTGGTTATGCCAGAAGGGTGTTACTTTGCTTGGATTGATTTCTCGGAACTTAAAATAAGTAGTGAAAAATTCCAAAATCTATTAATAGATATTGGTGAAGTTGCTATTATGGGAGGCAAGGTATATGGAGAAGAAAGTGAGTTTTATTTGAGGTTAAATGTGGCATGTTCAAGAGAAAAACTTGAAGATGGTTTAAATAGAATTAAAAAAACTATAGATTATATTGCAAAAAATATTTAATATAGAAGGGGAGATGATTATGAACTATTTAAAAACAATGGTTGATGTTATGACTACTGAAATGAATGCTATAAAGTGTTTAATAGATGAAGCAGGTATTGAATATGAAAATATAGTTAATGAAATTGCAAATTGTAAAGGTAAAGTGATTTTTATGGGTGTAGGTAAATCTGCACATATAGGTAAAAAATTGGCAGCTACATTTGCAAGTACTGGTACACCAAGTTTTTTTGTACATGCAACAGAGGCAGTACATGGAGATTTAGGAATGATTGAAAGTCGAGATATTACAATTTTAATCTCAAATAGTGGTAATTCTATGGAAGTTGTAAATTGTATAAAATATGTTAAGGCAATAGGTTCTAAAACAATTGCTTTTACCTCAAATAGAAATTCAGTATTGGCAAAGGAGTGCGATTATGCTTTAATATATCCTGCAAAGGGTGAAGCTGACCACTTAAATTTAGCACCAACAACATCATCTACGATTACTTTGGTTTTAGGAGATTCTATTGCATGTGCATTATCTAAAAACAGTAATTTTGACTCAGCTGATTTTTATAAATATCATCCAGGAGGAAGTTTAGGTGAAAAACTAAAGGCAGCTAATAATGGTTAAAAGTAAAAAGGAGAGTATATTTTATGTTTAAAATGTTTAAGAAAAAATCAATAAAATCACCAATATCAGGAAAGGTAATAGAGTTATCTAAAATACCAGATGCTGTATTTTCTCAAAAACTTATGGGCGAAGGTGTAGCTATAGATTCTACAGGTGATATTGTTTATGCTCCATATAATGGTAAGGTGGCAGTTTTAGCAGAAACTAAACATGCACTTGTTATAGAATTAGAAAATGGAATGGAACTTCTTATTCATGTTGGTTTAGATACTGTAAACTTAAAAGGTGAAGGATTTGAAGCATTAGTAAGTGTAGGAGACCAAGTAAAAGAGGGGACACCAATGTTAAAAATTGACCGTTCATTAATTGAATCAAATGGTATCTCACTTATTACTCCAGTTACAATAACTAATCATTCGGAGTACAATATGAATACATATAATGTAGGTAATAATGTAGAGGGTGGAAAAGATACTGTAATTGAGTTTAAATAAAAAGTATAAAATAAAAGATTACTGTCTATAAACTTATGTTGTACAATGTAAATTTAATATAAATATGTTAGATAAAAAGGGACTTACTTGCTTTTAAATTGAGTAGTTCCTTTTATTTTTTGTAATTAGTTTTATACTCTTCTCTTTATATAAGAATAGCTAATTATAAATAATAATTGTTCAAATAGAGATTTAAATATATTGTTTTGAGATACATTATAATTTAAACGTTGTATAATATATGAACTTCATAAACTTAAAATAGAAATGTTGACAATAATAATAAACTTTAGTAATATATGTTTATTGAAATAATAAACCATATACTGGAGGTGAATAATATGAAGATTGAAAATCTTTCTATTAAAGATATCAAAAAAGGTTATGTATTCAATGCAGATTTAAATTGTTATAGTTGCATTATTTGTGGAAAAACGTATGAAGTAGGAGAAATATACAGAGTTGGTGATAGATTTTTTGAAGCATCAAGAGCTATTGAATTGCATACAGAATTAAAACATGGTAACTATTTGGAACAATTGGTCAATAATGATTCAAAGTACAATACATTAACAGATAATCAAAAACAATTATTTAAATTATTTATTAGTGATTTATCAGATAAAGAAATTGCAAAAGAGCTTGGTGTATCTACTTCTACAATACGTCATCAAAAATTTATGTTTAGAGAAAAAGCAAAACAAGCTAAGCTATACTTGGCTTTATATGAATCTGTATTTGAAGATAAATCTAATAGAGATAGTATTATAATACCAATCCACGAACATGCCAAAATGGTAGATGAGAGATACGTAGTAACTGAAGAAGAAAGAAAACACATTTTAGAAACATCATTTGAAAGTATGAATCCTCTAAAATTAAAAGCTTTTTCATCAAAAGAAAAGAAAAAAGTTGTTATTTTGTCTAAAATTTTAGAACAATTTGACCAAGGAAAGCAATATTCAGAAAAAGAAGTTAATCAAATTTTAGAGTCTATATATTATGATTTTGCAACGATTAGAAGATATTTAATTGAATATGGTTTTATGAGTAGAAATAAAGAATGTACAAAGTATTGGTTAACATAATAAAAAGCCAGAACCTATCAGTATATAAAGCTATTTCTTGCTTGATTAGCTGTGAAAGGAGTTAAAAATGAATGATGAGTTGAAATCTATTTTGTACAATGAAGGTGTAGACATTATTCGTTTTGTTGATATATCTGAATTTCCAATAAATCAAACACTAGGCTTTTCTAAGGCGATTTTATTTTGTATAGGATTATCAAAGAAGTTTATTAAAGATATATATAATAATTTACCTACAGACAGAGATGAGTTTTTGGAAAAAGAGGAAAAGGTGGAAAAACTAGCTGATTGGATTTCTGAATATCTTCAAAAAAAAGGTTATAGTGCTTATGCTCAATCAGAAAAAAATAATATAGAACACAGATACATTGAAAGAGGATATATTGACCCTAAGATGCAATCAGGTATTAGCCCTTTACCACATAAGACAATAGCGAATATTAGTGGTATTGGATTCATGGGAAAAAATAATTTATTTATCACTGAGGAATTTGGATGTGCTTTTAGCATGTGTACAGTACTTACAGATGCACCAATTTCTGTTGAAAAGCATCCTTTGATTGCTTCAAAATGTGGTGATTGCAGTGTTTGTGTAGAAAAATGCCCTGCAAAAGCTATACATGGAAATGCTTGGACTTTTCAAGGGGGAAGAGAGTCTATAATCGATATTTCTAAATGTTTTTGTGTTTTAAAATGTATGGTAAATTGCCAATGGTCATTGAAATATGCAAATCAAAAACTATAATCTAGATATGAGATAGATATTTTTATTGTATTTTAGCTTTCTTAAAAAAATAAGCTTATAGGGTGCTTGATAATTGCACCCTTTTTAATATTATTAAATATAATAATTTAGACTGATGTTAATGATAGTCTGAATTAGGATTAATATTATCATGTTTTTTATCAAAGTCAAGAATAAAGTAAAAATAAAATAATATGTCCTTCTTTATTTTTCTAAAAATGTATTGTATTATTGATTCAGTGGTAAATACGATGAAATTAAGTTGGATAACAATAATCATTCAGTATTTACATTACATTATAAGTTGGTTATGTGTATCAAACATAGAAGAAAAGTAACATATGATTTTGTGTGAAATGAACTAAAAAATATATTTATTCATATTACACCGAATTATGGAGTGGAGGAGAAAGATTATGAAAAAAGATACATCTCATGTAATTAAGCGGGCCGAGCGATTTCAGGTCATTTTGATTGGAGAAGGGCTTCTTGTAGGCGCTATAGCTGGTTTGATTGTACTTTTATATAGGATACTTTTGGGGCAGGCTGGTATCTGGCTTAACCAAATATTAAATTTTGCAAAAGGTTCAACTGTGAAAACAGCAGTTTGGTTTGCAGTGCTTGCACTGCTTGCGTGGATTGTATCAAGGCTAGTAAATTGGGAGCCAATGATTTCAGGTAGTGGTATTCCTCAGCTAGAAGGAGAGATGACAGGGAAAATCAAGCAAGTATGGTGGCGTGTGTTGCCAGCCAAATTTGTTGGAGGATTCTTATCGCTTATGGGTGGTCTTGCCTTGGGAAGAGAAGGACCTTCTATACAGCTTGGTGCTATGGCAGGAAAGGGTATTTCCAGAGCTCTTGATAGAGGAAAGACAGAGGAAAAGTTCTTGCTTACTTGTGGGGCAAGTGCAGGATTATCAGCAGCCTTTCATGCACCACTGGCAGGTGTCATGTTTTCACTGGAAGAAATACATAAAAACTTTTCAGTGTCTGTTTTGATTTCTGTGATGACAGCATCTCTAACAGCGGACTATATATCAGCTAATTTTCTAGGAATGGAATCAGTGTTCCAGTTTGATATTGGAAATGTGTTACCACAGAGTTATTATTGGTTGATACTGATTTTAGGTGTTGTGCTTGGCGTTATGGGGGCATTTTATAATTGGTTTACCTTATTTGTTCAGTCTTTATATAAAAAGATTCCCAAAATAGGTACATTTGGAAAAATATTGATTCCATTTTTTATGGCTGGTATTTTGGGTCTTTTGATGCCTGAGGTGCTTGGAAGTGGGCATAATCTGGTGGAAGCACTAACAAGCCATGAATATTTGTTGGGAATGGTAGTTTTGATTTTTGTCATCCGTTTTGTATTTTCGGCTGTTAGTTTTGGGTCTGGTGCGCCAGGAGGAATCTTCTTCCCGCTACTTGTTTTAGGAGCCTTTATTGGGGGAATGTTCGGAATGGTAGGTGTACAGTTTTTTGGAATGAACTTAGACTATGTCAATAATTTTATACTTCTGGCTATGGCAGGATATTTTACTGCCATTGTACGTGCGCCTTTGACTGGAATTATATTGATTTTTGAAATGACAGGTTCTGTCAGCCAGATGCTTTCCCTATCCGTTATTTCAATTGTGGCGTATATTGTGGCTACACTTCTGAAATCTAAGCCGATTTATGAAAGTCTTCTGGAGAGATTACTTGAGAAAAATGGAGAACCTGTTCATAGAGAGAGGGGAGAGAAAATACTAGATCAGTTTTCCATTATGTTTGGTTCTCCTGTTGCTAACAAAGCAATTCAGGATATTCAATGGCCAGAAAATTGTCTTTTGGTAGCCATTCAAAGAGGAGGAGAAGAAATTATTCCAAAAGGAAAAACAATTCTTAAGGCAAGTGATATAATTGTTACCATGACAGATGAGAGAGACAGTAGTGTTGTGTATGATAAAATGGAAAAACTTTGCAAAGAAAATACATCATATATTGTATAGGGATAATAAGCTATAAAAAAGATGTTTTCTGTGTGAATGAAAACTAGTAAATAATGTGTGTGTAGAATGTGGTCTGGACAATTCTAAGAGTGATATCAGCTATACTTTTAGATGGAGGTTAAATTATGATAGTAAGTGTAAGTAGAAGAACTGATATACCTGCTTTTTATAGTAAGTGGTTTTTTAACAGACTTAAAGAGGGTTTTGTGTATGTTGTTAATCCGATGAATCCAAAACAAGTCAGTAAGATAGAGTTAAATCCACATACTGTTGATTGCTTTATATTTTGGACAAAAGATGCAACTCCAATGATATGTGATTTGAACAAATTAAAAGACTACAAATATTATTTTCACTATACTATAACTCCATATGGTAAAGATGTAGAAACACGAATTTTAGATAAAAAGAAGATAATAGAGTCATTTAAAGAATTGTCTAAAAGCATAGGAAAAGAAAGAGTAATTTTGAGATATGACCCAATTTTTCTAAATGAAAAGTATAACTTAGATTATCATATAAAAGCATTTGAGAGATTATGCAGTCAACTTAATGG
This region includes:
- a CDS encoding pyridoxal phosphate-dependent aminotransferase: MINFDKKVNRLGTYCTQWDYVEDRFGKKGLLPFTISDMDLEFPNEITEVLKERLNHRVLGYSRWKHDDFKDSIRNWYSKRFNCSIDSNWIYYSPSVMYSISKLIEIFSDEGDGVLLNTPAYNAFYEVIGNNNRNIIKSPLTNKNGFYSIDFDDFEKKCKDSKIFILCNPHNPTGRVWSELELIKMVRICKENNVKIISDDIHMDIVYDSKMTPVLNVADNYLESIFICTSASKSFNIPALTGSYVIIPNEEIRTKFENITRYRDFVNSPAILAILGTMTCYNDCEYWLDELLKYIKENLQYTINYIEDNLKPLKLVMPEGCYFAWIDFSELKISSEKFQNLLIDIGEVAIMGGKVYGEESEFYLRLNVACSREKLEDGLNRIKKTIDYIAKNI
- a CDS encoding SIS domain-containing protein is translated as MNYLKTMVDVMTTEMNAIKCLIDEAGIEYENIVNEIANCKGKVIFMGVGKSAHIGKKLAATFASTGTPSFFVHATEAVHGDLGMIESRDITILISNSGNSMEVVNCIKYVKAIGSKTIAFTSNRNSVLAKECDYALIYPAKGEADHLNLAPTTSSTITLVLGDSIACALSKNSNFDSADFYKYHPGGSLGEKLKAANNG
- a CDS encoding PTS glucose transporter subunit IIA; its protein translation is MFKMFKKKSIKSPISGKVIELSKIPDAVFSQKLMGEGVAIDSTGDIVYAPYNGKVAVLAETKHALVIELENGMELLIHVGLDTVNLKGEGFEALVSVGDQVKEGTPMLKIDRSLIESNGISLITPVTITNHSEYNMNTYNVGNNVEGGKDTVIEFK
- a CDS encoding DUF2087 domain-containing protein — encoded protein: MKIENLSIKDIKKGYVFNADLNCYSCIICGKTYEVGEIYRVGDRFFEASRAIELHTELKHGNYLEQLVNNDSKYNTLTDNQKQLFKLFISDLSDKEIAKELGVSTSTIRHQKFMFREKAKQAKLYLALYESVFEDKSNRDSIIIPIHEHAKMVDERYVVTEEERKHILETSFESMNPLKLKAFSSKEKKKVVILSKILEQFDQGKQYSEKEVNQILESIYYDFATIRRYLIEYGFMSRNKECTKYWLT
- a CDS encoding epoxyqueuosine reductase, which produces MNDELKSILYNEGVDIIRFVDISEFPINQTLGFSKAILFCIGLSKKFIKDIYNNLPTDRDEFLEKEEKVEKLADWISEYLQKKGYSAYAQSEKNNIEHRYIERGYIDPKMQSGISPLPHKTIANISGIGFMGKNNLFITEEFGCAFSMCTVLTDAPISVEKHPLIASKCGDCSVCVEKCPAKAIHGNAWTFQGGRESIIDISKCFCVLKCMVNCQWSLKYANQKL
- a CDS encoding chloride channel protein, yielding MKKDTSHVIKRAERFQVILIGEGLLVGAIAGLIVLLYRILLGQAGIWLNQILNFAKGSTVKTAVWFAVLALLAWIVSRLVNWEPMISGSGIPQLEGEMTGKIKQVWWRVLPAKFVGGFLSLMGGLALGREGPSIQLGAMAGKGISRALDRGKTEEKFLLTCGASAGLSAAFHAPLAGVMFSLEEIHKNFSVSVLISVMTASLTADYISANFLGMESVFQFDIGNVLPQSYYWLILILGVVLGVMGAFYNWFTLFVQSLYKKIPKIGTFGKILIPFFMAGILGLLMPEVLGSGHNLVEALTSHEYLLGMVVLIFVIRFVFSAVSFGSGAPGGIFFPLLVLGAFIGGMFGMVGVQFFGMNLDYVNNFILLAMAGYFTAIVRAPLTGIILIFEMTGSVSQMLSLSVISIVAYIVATLLKSKPIYESLLERLLEKNGEPVHRERGEKILDQFSIMFGSPVANKAIQDIQWPENCLLVAIQRGGEEIIPKGKTILKASDIIVTMTDERDSSVVYDKMEKLCKENTSYIV